Part of the Caballeronia sp. SL2Y3 genome is shown below.
CTTCGTGTTGCAACGTGCCATTCTTCAGGGGCACCTTGAACATGTTGCGGCGGGCTTGTTCCATTGCCTTTTGCACGGCAACCGGAACTTCCTTCGCCTTGCCCTTGCCCATGCCGACGCGGCCATCGCCGTCGCCAACCACGGTCAGTGCGGCGAAGCCGAGAATACGGCCACCCTTCACGACCTTGGTCACGCGGTTGACCGAAATCATCTTTTCGCGCAGGCCGTCGTCGCGTTCGTCAGCCTGAACTTTCGCTTGCATCTTTGCCATGACGAATTCTTCCCTTAGAACTTGAGCCCGGCTTCGCGCGCCGCATCAGCCAGCGCCTTCACGCGGCCGTGGTAGCGGAAACCCGAGCGGTCAAAGGCGACGGATTCGATGCCGGCAGCCTTGGCCTTTTCGGCAATACGCTTGCCGATCAGGGTTGCAGCGTTGATGTTGCCGCCCTTGCCCGACTTGTCGGCCAGCTCTGCGCGCACTTCGGCTTCGAGCGTCGAAGCGCTGGCGAGCACCTTGGTGCCGCACGCCGAGAACACTTGCGCGTAGATGTGCGTATTCGTGCGATGCACGGCGAGACGCGCGACCTGCAGCTCAGCGATCTTGATACGCGTCTGACGAGCGCGGCGCAGGCGAGATTGAGTCTTATCCATGATTGCGCACCCTTACTTCTTCTTCGTTTCTTTGAGGATCACGACCTCGTCGGAATAGCGCACGCCCTTGCCCTTGTAGGGCTCCGGCGGACGATAGCCGCGCACTTCCGCCGCGACTTGTCCGACTTTCTGCTTGTCGATCCCCTTGATCACGATTTCGGTCTGCGACGGGGTTTCAGCCTTGATGCCTTCCGGCATCTGGTGCACCACGGGGTGCGAGAAACCCAGCGACAGGTTCAGCTTGTCGCCTTGCGCTTGCGCACGATAACCGACGCCAACCAGCGTCAGCTTGCGCTCGAAACCCTTGGTGACGCCGTGCACCATGTTCGCCACCAGGGCGCGCATCGTGCCGGACATCGCATTTGCTTCACGGCTTTCGTTGGCCGGCGCGAAGTTCAGCGTGCCGTTGTCGTTCGCCACGGTCACCAGCGGGTTACCCGCTTGCGAGATCGTGCCGAGCGGCCCCTTGACGGTGATGACGTCGCCCTTGACGGCCACTTCCGCGCCTTGCGGCAGCGCGATCGGGCTTTTACCTACTCGAGACATGTTTCTTCTCCCTTCGGCGTTAAGCGACGTAGCAGATGACTTCGCCGCCGACGCCGTTCTGGCGCGCCTTGCGGTCGGTCATCACACCCTTCGGCGTCGACACGATGGCAACGCCCAGGCCGTTCATGACCTGCGGGATGTCGTTGCGACCGCGGTACACGCGCAGACCGGGCTTCGACACGCGCTCGAGGCGCTCGATCACCGGACGGCCAGCGTAGTACTTCAACGCGATGTTCAATTCCGTCTTCGCACCTTCAGCCTTCACTGCGAAGTCGTCGATATAACCTTCGTCCTTCAAAACCTGCGCAATCGCAACCTTGACTTTCGACGAGGGCATAGTCACCGAAACCTTCTCGACCATCTGCGCATTGCGGATGCGAGTCAGCATATCGGCGATAGGATCACTCATGCTCATTTATGTTTCTCCTATTACCAGCTCGCCTTGGTGAGGCCAGGGATTTCGCCGCGGAATGCGATTTCGCGGATCTTGTTACGCGCAAGTCCGAACTTGCGGAACGTGCCACGCGGGCGACCCGTGATTGCGCAGCGGTTACGCTTGCGAGTCGGGTTCGAGTTACGCGGCAGTTGTTGCAGCGCGAGGCGAGCGAAGTAACGCTCTTCGTCCGACTTGCTCGAGTCTTCGATCACAGCCTTCAGTTCAGCACGCTTCGGAGCGTACTTCGCGGCCAGGCGTGCGCGCTTCTTTTCACGTTCGATCAGTGCCAGTTTAGCCACGGTAACCTCAGTTTCTGAACGGGAACTTGAAGCCGGCGAGCAGCGCCTTTGCTTCGTCGTCAGTCTTCGCGGTGGTCGTGATGCTGATGTTCAGCCCACGCAGCGCGTCGATCTTGTCGTAGTCGATTTCGGGGAAAATGATCTGCTCTTTCACACCGATGTTGTAGTTGCCACGACCGTCGAATGCACGGCCCGACACGCCGCGGAAGTCGCGCACGCGGGGCAGCGCAACCGTCACGAAGCGGTCCAGGAATTCGTACATCGCTTGACCGCGCAGCGTCACCATCGCGCCGATCGGGTAGCCCTGACGAATCTTGAAGCCTGCGATTGCCTTGCGCGCCTTCGTGATAACCGGCTTTTGGCCAGCGATCTTCGTCAGGTCGCCCACGGCGTTTTCGATGATCTTCTTGTCAGCGACGGCTTCGCCAAGGCCCATGTTCAGGGTGATCTTGGTAATGCGCGGCACTTCCATGATGGACTTGTAGCCGAACTTTTCGACGAGTTGCGGCACAACCGTTTCTTTATAAATCTCTTGCAGACGAGCCATTTTTTAACTCCGCATCAGGCGTTGAGCGTGGCGCCGGTCGACTTCAAGAAGCGAACCTTCTTGCCGTCTTCGACCTTGATGCCAACACGCGATGCCTTGCCGTTCGCGTCGACGAGTGCGACGTTCGAAATATGCAGCGGCATCGACTTGGCTTCCACACCGCCCGTCGTACCCTTCATCGGGTTCGGCTTCACGTGCTTCTTGACGAGGTTGATACCCTCGACGGTCACACGATCTTCCGCAACGGCCAGCACGGTGCCGCGCTTGCCCTTGTCCTTGCCGGTGATGACGATGACTTCGTCACCCTTGCGAATCTTATTCATCGCGACTCCTTACAGCACTTCCGGCGCGAGCGAAACGATCTTCATGAATCGTTCGCTACGCAGTTCACGCGTCACCGGCCCGAAAATACGCGTGCCGATCGGCTCGAGCTTGGTATTCAAGAGGACAGCGGCATTGCCGTCGAACTTGATCAGCGAGCCATCCTGGCGACGCACGCCCTTGGCCGTGCGAACGACCACGGCGTTGTAGATTTCGCCCTTTTTCACGCGTCCGCGCGGCGTCGCTTCCTTGACGGTCACCTTGATGATGTCGCCAATGCTAGCGTAACGACGCTTCGAGCCGCCGAGCACCTTGATGCACATGACTTCACGCGCACCCGTGTTGTCGGCCACTTCAAGCCGAGTTTCGGTCTGGATCATGGTTTATCTTTCCCAACTTAATCCGGTCGCACCACCATGGCACATCCGGTCAGTCTTGGTCCCGTCAGCCAATCGGCTGCTTGGGTTAGAACAGGCAGCGAGGGCAGACGAAACCCGCCATCGCAATCCGGTGAATCTGTCGATACAGGCTGGCGCCCGAACCGGCTTCCCCCACCAATTTCGCCCGCGACGGGGCTCCCACAAAGAGGGAAGACCGAGATTATAACAAATAATCTCGGTCTTGCAAGCGAAACTTACTGCGACACTACTTACTGCATCGCGATACTTCAGCTTTAGATCACGCGAGCCGCTTCGAGCAGCTTCGACACAACCCAGGCCTTCGTCTTCGAAATCGGACGGGTTTCCTGGATTTCGACGAGGTCGCCCTCGTTGTACGTGTTCGCGTCATCGTGCGCGTGGTACTTCTTCGAGCGCACGACGTACTTGCCGTAGATCGGGTGCTTCACACGGTGCTCGACCAGCACGGTAACCGTCTTGTCCATCTTGTTGCTGACGACCTTGCCGACCAGCGTCCGCTTGAGCGAGGTTTTTACGCTATCGTTCATTTCTGGTTCGCCTTTTCAGTCAGGACAGTCCGCACACGTGCGATGTCGCGACGAACCTTCTTCAGCTGGCTCGTGTTCGTGAGCTGCTGGGTCGCGAGTTGCATGCGCAGGCCGAATTGCGCCTTAAGCAGGTCCGACAGCTCTTTGTTGAGCGCCGCCTGGTCCTTCTGGTGAAGTTCAGATGCCTTCATCGTTTACTCCTTAGGCGCCGAGCTGGCGGATAACGAAGTTCGTCTTCAGCGGCAGCTTTGCTGCAGCCAGACGGAACGCTTCGCGCGCCAGTTCTTCGGAGACACCGTCCATTTCGTACAGCATCTTGCCCGGTTGAATTTCAGCGACGTAGTACTCCGGGTTACCCTTACCGTTACCCATACGCACTTCTGCCGGCTTTTGCGAAATCGGCTTGTCCGGGAAAATGCGGATCCAGATCCGGCCGCCACGCTTGATGTGACGCGTCATGGCACGACGCGCCGCTTCGATTTGACGCGCGGTCAAACGGCCGCGACCGATAGCCTTCAGGCCATACTCACCGAACGACACCGCGTTGCCGCGCGTCGCCTTGCCGGTGTTACGACCCTTCTGCTCTTTGCGATACTTTCTGCGTTTCGGTTGCAGCATCGTTATTCTCCACTCTTCGCGTCACCGCCGGCGCCGCCACGACGGGGGCCGCCGCGGCGTGCACCAGCCGGCGCACCTTCACCGTCACGACGCGGACGGCGATCGCCACCCGGACGTGCGTTGCGACGCGGACGCTTCTCTTCCGCGACTTCTTCCACTACCGGCGCTTCGTTGCGGCCGAGGGTGTCGCCCTTGTAGACCCACACCTTCACGCCGATGATGCCGTACGTGGTCTTCGCTTCGGACGTCGCGTAATCGATATCGGCGCGCAACGTGTGGAGCGGCACGCGACCTTCGCGATACCACTCCGTACGAGCGATTTCGATACCGTTCAGACGGCCCGCGCTCATGATCTTGATGCCCTGGGCGCCAAGACGCATCGCGTTTTGCATCGCGCGCTTCATCGCGCGGCGGAACATGATCCGGCGCTCGAGCTGCTGCGTGATGGAATCGGCGATCAGTTGAGCGTCGGTTTCCGGCTTGCGAATTTCTTCGATGTTGACGTGAACCGGAACGCCCATGCGCTTTTGCAGCTCGGACTTCAGCAGTTCGATGTCTTCGCCCTTCTTGCCGATAACGACACCCGGACGCGAGCTGAAAATCGTGATGCGTGCGTTCTTTGCAGGACGCTCGATCACCACGCGGCCGACGGACGCGTTCTTCAGCTTCTTCTTCAAGTATTCGCGAACACCGATGTCTTCCTGCAACATCGCCGCGAAATTATTGTTGTTCGCGTACCAGCGCGAAGCCCAATTGCGGCTGACGGCCAAACGGAAGCCAGTCGGATGAATTTTCTGTCCCATCGTATGGCTCCTTAATTCCCGACCGTCACAGTGATGTGACAGGATTGCTTCTCGATGCGGTTACCGCGACCCTTTGCGCGTGCGGTGAAACGCTTCAGCGAAGCGGCCTTGTCGACGTAGATGCTCGTGATCTTGAGCTCGTCGATATCGGCGCCTTCGTTGTGTTCCGCATTCGCGATCGCAGACAGCACGACCTTCTTGACGATACCCGCCGCCTTCTTCGGCGAGAACGTCAGGACGTTCAGCGCCTTGTCGACCGGCAAACCACGAATCTGGTCAGCCACAAGGCGCGTTTTCTGCGCCGAGATGCGGGCACCGCGATGAATTGCTTTCACTTCCATCTTGATAGCCCCTTATTTCTTGGCCTTCTTGTCGGCCGCGTGACCCTTGAACGTACGGGTCAGTGCGAACTCGCCAAGCTTATGGCCGACCATGTTTTCCGTGACGTACACCGGAACGTGCTGACGGCCGTTGTGGACGGCGATCGTCAGACCGATGAAGTCCGGCAGAATCGTCGAACGACGCGACCAGGTCTTGATCGGCTTCTTGTCACGCGTGGACGCAGCCGCCTCAACTTTCTTCAGCAAATGAGCGTCGCAGAACGGACCTTTTTTAGCAGAACGTGTCATTGCCTACTCCTTAACGCTTGTGACGGCGCTGGACGATCATCGTCGTCGTGCGCTTATTGCTGCGGGTGCGATAGCCCTTCGTCGGCGTGCCCCACGGGCTCACCGGGTCGCGACCTGCAGCCGTGCGGCCTTCACCACCACCGTGCGGGTGATCGATCGGGTTCATCGCAACACCACGCACCGTCGGACGGATACCGCGCCAGCGGTTTGCACCGGCCTTACCGATTTGACGGAGGCTGTGCTCTTCGTTGCCGACTTCACCGATGGTTGCACGGCACTCGACGTGCACGCGGCGGATTTCACCCGAACGCAGACGAACCTGCGCGTAGATGCCTTCACGTGCCAGCAGCATGGCCGACGTACCAGCCGAACGCGCGATCTGCGCGCCCTTGCCCGGCAGCATTTCGATGCAGTGGATCGTCGTACCGACCGGAATATTGCGGATCGGCAGGGTGTTGCCTGCGCGAATCGGCGCTTCCGAACCGGACATCAGCTGCGCGCCGACCGCCACGCCCTTCGGCGCGATGATGTAGCGACGCTCGCCGTCTGCGTACAGAACCAGCGCGATGTTCGCGCTACGGTTCGGGTCGTACTCGAGACGCTCGACCTTTGCCGGGATGCCGTCCTTGTTGCGACGGAAATCGACGATACGGTAGTGCTGCTTGTGACCGCCACCTTGGTGACGCGTGGTGATGCGACCGTTGTTGTTACGGCCCGCCGACTTGGATTGCGAGTCGAGCAGCGCTGCGTGCGGCTTGCCCTTATGCAGATCCTTGTTGACGATCTTGACCATCGCGCGGCGACCCGGCGAGGTCGGCTTAACTTTCACGATTGCCATGATTACTTGGCCTCCGCTTCAAAGTTGATTTCCTGGCCGGGCTTCAGGCAGACGTACGCCTTCTTCACGTCCTTGCGCTTGCCGTTGAAGCGGCCAAAGCGCTTGGCTTTGCCCTTCGTGACGAGCACGTTGACGGAATTGACTTCGACCTTGAACAGCAGCTCGACAGCAGCCTTCACTTCCTGCTTCGTGGCGTCCGGCGCGACTTCGAACACGACTTGTTCGTTCTTGTCGGCAACCAGCGTCGCCTTTTCGGAGATCACCGGCGCGAGCAGAACTTGCATCAAACGATGATCGTTTTTGCGAACTTCGCTCATGACAGCAACTCCTCGATCTGAGCGACCGCAGCCTTCGTGATCAGCACTTTCTTGAAGTAGATCAGCGAGAGCGGGTCGGCGTAACGCGGCTCGACAACCGCCACGTGGGCCAGGTTGCGCGACGCGAGGTACAGGTTTTCGTCGACCGTATCGGTGATGACCAACACGGAATCGAGACCCATCGCCTTGAATTTATCAGCCAACAGCTTGGTCTTCGGCGCTTCGAGCGCGAGATCCTCGACCACCGAGATGCGGCCTTCGCGAGCCAACTGCGAGAAGATCGAGCAGAGGCCTGCGCGATGCATCTTCTTGTTGACCTTGTGCGAGAAGTTTTCTTCCGGCGAGTTCGGGAAAATGCGACCACCGCCACGCCACAACGGGCTCGACGACATACCGGCACGAGCGCGGCCCGTACCCTTCTGGCGCCACGGCTTCTTCGTGGTGTGCTTGACCTGCTCACGATCCTTCTGAGCGCGGTTGCCGCTACGTGCGTTCGCCTGATAAGCGACGACGACTTGGTGAATCAGGGCTTCGTTGTAATCGCGACCGAACACGACGTCCGATGCGGTCACGCCAGCGCCTTCCTGACCATTGGCATTCAGGAGCTTAAGTTCCATTATTTCGCTCCTTTCGCAGCACGGGTCTTGACGGCCGGGGTCACGAAGACCTTGCCGCCCTTCGCACCCGGAACAGCACCGCGGACGAGCAGCAGATTGCGCTCAGCGTCGATGCGGGCGATTTCGAGATTCTGGACCGTGACGGTCACGTCACCGAGGTGACCCGTCATGCGCTTGCCGGGGAACACACGACCCGGGTCCTGCGCCATACCGATCGAACCCGGAACGTTGTGCGAACGCGAGTTACCGTGCGATGCGCGGCCCGAAGCGAAGTTGTAGCGCTTGATGGTACCGGCGTAGCCCTTACCGATCGACGTGCCTTGCACGTCAACCTTCTGGCCGACTTCGAAAATGTCCGTACCGATGACGGCGCCGTTCGACAGTTCACCTGCCTTGGCGGTATCGACATGGAATTCGCGGAGGATTTCACCGGCTTGAACGCCGGCTTTGGCGAGGTGACCCGCCAACGGCTTCGTCACGCGCGAAGCGCGGCGAGTACCGAATGCAACCTGAACGGCGGTATAACCATCCGTTTCAACGGTCTTGATCTGCGTCACACGGTTGTCCGACACGTCCAGCACGGTGACGGGGATCGAGTCCCCTTCAGGCGTGAAGATACGGGTCATGCCAACCTTGCGACCTACGAGTCCAAGGCTCATCGTTTTCTCCATTCCCGACTGCGATTGGTCGGGGCTGATTTCAAAATGTCCGCCCTGCTATGAGAAACAAGGCGCACTTTTTTGCGCAAATGCGCGAAAAGCCTTGGAGTATAACAAGGCTTTTCGTTTTCTGCAAGCAATCAAAGACTTAGCTCCGTCCGGGACGCCGGCGGAGCTTTGTAGGCTTACTGCAGCTTGATTTCGACGTCCACACCGGCCGGCAGGTCGAGCTTCATGAGCGCGTCGACGGTCTTGTCCGTCGGGTCGACGATGTCCATCAGACGCTGGTGCGTACGGATTTCGAGCTGGTCGCGCGACGTCTTGTTGCCGTGCGGCGAACGCAGGATGTCAAAACGCTGAATACGCGTCGGCAGCGGCACCGGGCCACGGACGATCGCGCCAGTCCGCTTCGCCGTATCGACGATCTCGGCTGCCGACTGGTCGATCAGGCGATAGTCGAAAGCCTTCAGACGAATGCGGATTTTCTGGTTCTGCATGACGATTCCTCAAAAAGAGCGAGGCGGTATTGCGCCGCCGATTGGCAAAAGAGCGAGGAACCGGGCATTCGCTTGAGGGCGAAAACCCGGTTCCGGTCACGTTACTTCAGTACAGCGACTTCAAAGAAGACCGAGATTTTACTCGATAATCTTGGCAACGACACCTGCGCCGACGGTACGGCCGCCTTCGCGGATCGCGAAGCGCAGACCTTCTTCCATGGCGATCGGGGCGATCAGCTTGACCGTGATCGACACGTTGTCGCCCGGCATCACCATTTCCTTGTCCTTCGGCAGCTCGATCGAGCCCGTCACGTCCGTCGTACGGAAGTAGAACTGCGGACGGTAGTTGTTGAAGAACGGCGTGTGACGGCCGCCTTCGTCCTTGCTCAGCACGTACACTTCAGCGGTGAAGTGCGTGTGCGGCGTGATCGAACCCGGCTTGGCCAGCACCTGGCCGCGCTCGACGTCTTCGCGCTTCGTGCCGCGCAGCAGGATACCGACGTTGTCGCCCGCTTGACCTTGGTCGAGCAGCTTGCGGAACATTTCCACGCCCGTGCAAGTGGTCTTCACCGTCGGCTTGATACCGACGATTTCGATTTCCTCGCCAACCTTGATGACGCCGCGCTCGACGCGACCCGTCACCACCGTGCCGCGACCCGAGATCGAGAACACGTCTTCCACCGGCATCAGGAAGGCGCCATCCACTGCGCGCTCCGGCGTCGGGATGTACGTATCCAGCGCGTCGGCCAGGTTCATGATCGCCACTTCGCCGAGTTCGCCCTTGTCGCCTTCCAGCGCGAGCTTGGCCGAACCCTTGATGATCGGCGTGTCGTCGCCCGGGAAGTCGTACTTCGACAGGAGTTCGCGCACTTCCATTTCGACGAGCTCGAGCAGCTCGGCGTCGTCCACCATGTCGCACTTGTTCAGGAACACGATGATGTACGGCACGCCGACCTGACGGGCCAGCAGGATGTGCTCACGCGTTTGCGGCATCGGGCCGTCAGCGGCCGAGCACACCAGGATTGCGCCGTCCATCTGCGCGGCGCCCGTGATCATGTTCTTCACGTAGTCGGCGTGGCCCGGGCAATCGACGTGTGCGTAGTGGCGGTTAGCCGTTTCGTACTCGACGTGCGCGGTGTTGATGGTGATGCCGCGTGCCTTTTCTTCCGGCGCCGCGTCGATCTGGTCGTACGCCTTGGCTTCGCCGCCGAACTTGGCGGTCAGCACCGTCGTGATCGCTGCCGTCAGCGTGGTCTTGCCGTGGTCAACGTGACCGATCGTGCCCACGTTCACGTGCGGCTTGGTCCGCTCGAATTTACCTTTTGCCATGATTACCTTCTTTCAAAGTTTGGTTATCGGTTAAAGCTTGTGGCTTGCGCCGAATGACTTGCGGGTATTACTTACCCTTGGCGTTGATGATCGCGTCGGCGACGTTACGCGGAGCTTCAGCGTAGTGCTTGAATTCCATCGTGTACGTTGCACGGCCTTGCGTCAGCGAGCGCAGGGACGTCGAGTAGCCGAACATTTCCGACAGCGGCACTTCGGCGCGAACGATCTTGCCGCCGCCAACCATGTCTTCCATGCCCTGGACGATACCGCGACGGCCGGACAGATCGCCCATCACGTTGCCCATGTAGTCTTCCGGCGTTTCGACTTCCACGGCCATCATCGGTTCGAGGATGACCGGGCTTGCCTTGCGCATTGCTTCCTTGAAGGCCATCGAGCCGGCCATGCGGAACGCGTTTTCGTTCGAGTCCACGTCGTGGTACGAACCGAACGTCAGGTGCACCTTCACGTCCACAACCGGGAAGCCAGCCAGCACGCCCGACTTCAGCGTTTCCTGGATACCCTTGTCCACGGCCGGGATGTATTCGCGCGGAATCACGCCGCCCTTGATTTCGTCCAGGAACTCGTAGCCCTTGCCCTGCTCGTTCGGCTCCAGCGTGATGACCGCGTGACCGTACTGGCCGCGACCACCCGACTGCTTGACGAACTTGCCGTCGACATCAGCCGCCGTCGTGCGAATGGTTTCGCGGTAGGCAACCTGCGGCTTGCCGACGGTCGCTTCCACGCCGAATTCGCGCTTCATGCGGTCGACCAGAATTTCGAGGTGGAGCTCGCCCATGCCCGAAATGATGGTCTGGCCCGATTCTTCGTCCGTTTGCACGCGGAACGACGGATCTTCCTGCGCCAGACGGTTCAGCGCGAGGCCCATCTTTTCCTGGTCAGCCTTGGTCTTCGGCTCGACAGCCTGCGAAATCACCGGCTCCGGGAAAATCATGCGTTCGAGCACGATCGGGTTCTGCGGATCGCACAGCGTGTCGCCCGTGGTCGCTTCCTTCAGGCCGACGGCCGCGGCGATATCGCCCGCGCGCACTTCCTTGATTTCTTCGCGCTGGTTCGCGTGCATCTGCAGAATACGGCCCAGACGTTCCTTCTTGTCCTTGGTCGCGTTCAGCACGGTGTCACCCGAATTCACGACGCCCGAGTACACGCGGAAGAAGATCAGCTGACCGACGAACGGGTCCGTCATGATCTTGAACGCGAGTGCAGAGAACTTCTCGTCGTCGGCAGCACGGCGCTCGGCCTTTTCGCCGCTTTCGAGTTCACCCGTGACCGGCGGAATGTCGACCGGCGAGGGCAGGAAGTCGATCACGGCGTCGAGCATGCGCTGCACGCCCTTGTTCTTGAACGCGGTGCCGCACAGCATCGGCTGGATTTCGCACGCGATGGTCCGGTCGCGGATCGCCTTCACGACTTCCGCTTCCGACAGCTCTTCGCCGCCGAGGTACTTTTCCATCAGCTCTTCGCTGGCTTCCGCAGCCGACTCGATCATCTTCTCGCGCCACTCGTTGCACGTGTCGACGAGTTCAGCCGGAATGTCGACGTAGTCGAACTTCGTGCCTTGCGACGCTTCGTCCCAAATGATCGCCTTCATCTTCAGCAGATCGACGACGCCCTTGAAGTTTTCCTCCGAGCCGATCGGCACGACGACGGGAACCGGATTCGCCTTCAGACGCGTCTTCAGCTGGTCGTAGACCTTGAAGAAGTTTGCGCCGGTACGGTCCATCTTGTTGACGAACGCGAGACGGGGAACCTTGTACTTGTTCGCCTGACGCCACACCGTTTCCGACTGCGGCTGCACGCCGCCCACTGCGCAGTAGACCATGCACGCGCCGTCCAGAACGCGCATCGAGCGTTCCACTTCAATGGTGAAGTCGACGTGTCCCGGCGTGTCGATGATGTTGATGCGGTGCTCGGGATAGTTGCCGCCCATGCCCTTCCAGAAGGCCGTGGTAGCAGCCGACGTGATGGTGATGCCGCGTTCCTGTTCCTGCTCCATCCAGTCCATCGTTGCTGCGCCGTCGTGAACTTCACCGATCTTGTGGTTCACGCCCGTGTAAAACAAGATGCGCTCGGTCGTCGTCGTTTTGCCGGCGTCGATGTGAGCGCTAATACCGATGTTGCGGTAGCGCTCGATAGGTGTCTTGCGAGCCACTTTGGATCCTTTATTCGGTCGACGCGCCGACTCAATCAATGAGCCAGCAGCGCCCTAACACAAACGGGCGAGGCGCCAAACTAGCGCACCCGCCCTGATTTTTTCGTTGCTCTATCAGCGGGAGCTTAGAAACGGAAATGCGAGAATGCCTTGTTAGCCTCTGCCATGCGGTGAACTTCGTCGCGCTTCTTCATCGCGCCGCCGCGGCCTTCGGCCGCTTCGGAGAGCTCACCTGCCAGGCGCAGGGCCATCGACTTTTCGCTGCGCTTCTTCGCGGCTTCGCGCAACCAACGCATCGCCAATGCCATACGACGCGAGGGACGCACTTCGACCGGAACTTGATAGTTCGCACCACCAACGCGACGGCTCTTCACTTCGACCACCGGCTTCACGTTGTTGAGCGCGACCGTGAACACTTCCAGCGGGTCCTTGCCACCCTTGGTCTGGATCTGTTCAAAAGCGCCGTACACGATGCGTTCGGCAACCGACTTCTTGCCGGACAACATCAGCACGTTCATGAACTTGGCTACATCTACGTTGCCGAACTTCGGATCCGGCAATACTTCCCGCTTGGGGACTTCGCGACGACGCGGCATGATTCTTCCTTTACCTTTTCAGTTGGAGCGGTTTTTCCGCTCCGCGGCCACCAACTAACCCGATCCATCTCTCGACTAAACCAGCTTGGCCGGGTGACCACTTACTCGACAGCACCGGCACATCCGGCACTACCGCATTAACCGCCTTGCGGCGACCTGAAACTACTTCGACTGCTCGAACCGGCGATTACTTGCCAGCCTTGGCACGCTTCGCACCGTACTTCGAGCGAGCCTGCTTACGATCCTTGACGCCCTGGGTATCCAGCGAGCCGCGGACCATGTGGTAACGCACACCCGGCAAGTCCTTCACACGACCGCCGCGAATCAGCACGACCGAGTGTTCCTGCAGGTTGTGGCCTTCACCACCGATGTACGAAATGACTTCGAAGCCGTTCGTGAGACGAACCTTGGCAACTTTACGAAGTGCCGAGTTCGGCTTCTTCGGCGTCGTCGTGTACACGCGGGTGCACACGCCGCGACGCTGCGGGCAGTCCTGCAGGGCCGGCGACTTGCTCTTCGTCGTTTCCGACGCGCGGCCTTTGCGAACCAGTTGATTGATGGTTGGCATCGTTTAATCCTAAAAATGAACAAAATCGGCGCGATTCCGAACGGGCAAAGCGAAGGAATCGCGCGTCTGACTTTCTCGTGGATGGCTACTGTCTGCGCGAACCCTACGTTAAGCAGGATCCCGAAACTCGCCAAGAACGAGAACCTAGCATCATATTCCGAAAATGCCAATCCGGTCAATACGTTGCATGAATTTGTGAGCCGCTCGCCAGCGCAACGTCAGTCGGCGCCGACCACGTCGAGCAGTTCGTCGCCGAAACGCTCGAGTTTGCGCACG
Proteins encoded:
- the fusA gene encoding elongation factor G translates to MARKTPIERYRNIGISAHIDAGKTTTTERILFYTGVNHKIGEVHDGAATMDWMEQEQERGITITSAATTAFWKGMGGNYPEHRINIIDTPGHVDFTIEVERSMRVLDGACMVYCAVGGVQPQSETVWRQANKYKVPRLAFVNKMDRTGANFFKVYDQLKTRLKANPVPVVVPIGSEENFKGVVDLLKMKAIIWDEASQGTKFDYVDIPAELVDTCNEWREKMIESAAEASEELMEKYLGGEELSEAEVVKAIRDRTIACEIQPMLCGTAFKNKGVQRMLDAVIDFLPSPVDIPPVTGELESGEKAERRAADDEKFSALAFKIMTDPFVGQLIFFRVYSGVVNSGDTVLNATKDKKERLGRILQMHANQREEIKEVRAGDIAAAVGLKEATTGDTLCDPQNPIVLERMIFPEPVISQAVEPKTKADQEKMGLALNRLAQEDPSFRVQTDEESGQTIISGMGELHLEILVDRMKREFGVEATVGKPQVAYRETIRTTAADVDGKFVKQSGGRGQYGHAVITLEPNEQGKGYEFLDEIKGGVIPREYIPAVDKGIQETLKSGVLAGFPVVDVKVHLTFGSYHDVDSNENAFRMAGSMAFKEAMRKASPVILEPMMAVEVETPEDYMGNVMGDLSGRRGIVQGMEDMVGGGKIVRAEVPLSEMFGYSTSLRSLTQGRATYTMEFKHYAEAPRNVADAIINAKGK
- the rpsG gene encoding 30S ribosomal protein S7, with protein sequence MPRRREVPKREVLPDPKFGNVDVAKFMNVLMLSGKKSVAERIVYGAFEQIQTKGGKDPLEVFTVALNNVKPVVEVKSRRVGGANYQVPVEVRPSRRMALAMRWLREAAKKRSEKSMALRLAGELSEAAEGRGGAMKKRDEVHRMAEANKAFSHFRF
- the rpsL gene encoding 30S ribosomal protein S12, which codes for MPTINQLVRKGRASETTKSKSPALQDCPQRRGVCTRVYTTTPKKPNSALRKVAKVRLTNGFEVISYIGGEGHNLQEHSVVLIRGGRVKDLPGVRYHMVRGSLDTQGVKDRKQARSKYGAKRAKAGK